A genomic window from Populus alba chromosome 19, ASM523922v2, whole genome shotgun sequence includes:
- the LOC118050596 gene encoding loganic acid O-methyltransferase encodes MGASATTTPELYAMNGGDGRFSYAKNSFLQGHNVTASKGKIGEAIAEKLDLEILLSTSKTIRIVDVGCSVGPNTFLAIQNIIESIERKYQAQELNINQKPEFQVFFNDLTSNDFNTLFSSLPPDRQYFAAGVPGSFHGRLFPEGSIHFCYSSIALHILSKVPEELLDKSSPSWNRGRIHYINAPDEVVNAYATQYAKGIEIFLDARAKEMVPGGMAVMIFPANPTGIPYSQTYTGAMFELLESSILDLAKEGKISEAQVDSFNLPMYVPSLEEMMELVQKNGCFDIEKMELTSPGVLHESMTNTSSMGKAIVMHVRAGMERMLIQHFGSEIIDELFNRYAKKFEEFPHHVQPSKKVQLFVVLKRK; translated from the exons ATGGGGGCCAGCGCTACCACAACGCCGGAGTTGTATGCAATGAATGGTGGAGATGGCAGATTTAGTTACGCCAAAAACTCCTTTTTGCAG GGACATAATGTAACTGCTTCAAAGGGAAAAATTGGCGAGGCAATTGCTGAGAAGCTTGACCTGGAAATTCTGCTTTCTACTTCAAAGACAATACGGATTGTAGATGTTGGATGTTCGGTTGGACCAAATACCTTCTTAGCAATACAAAATATAATAGAATCTATAGAAAGGAAGTATCAAGCACAAGAGCTCAACATTAATCAAAAGCCTGAATTCCAAGTATTCTTTAACGATCTAACATCAAATGATTTCAACACTCTGTTCTCCTCTCTCCCTCCCGACAGGCAATACTTTGCAGCGGGCGTTCCAGGGTCTTTCCATGGCCGATTGTTTCCTGAGGGTTctattcatttttgttattcttCTATTGCACTCCATATCCTCTCGAAGGTGCCCGAGGAGTTACTAGACAAGAGCTCTCCGTCATGGAACAGGGGGCGGATTCACTATATTAATGCTCCAGATGAAGTGGTAAATGCTTATGCTACCCAATATGCTAAGGGCATAGAGATCTTTTTAGATGCTAGAGCAAAAGAGATGGTGCCTGGAGGGATGGCAGTGATGATCTTCCCAGCCAACCCAACAGGGATCCCTTATTCCCAAACATATACAGGGGCCATGTTTGAACTTTTGGAGTCCAGCATACTGGATTTGGCGAAAGAG GGGAAGATAAGCGAAGCTCAAGTGGACTCTTTTAACTTGCCAATGTATGTACCATCTCTTGAGGAGATGATGGAGCTTGTACAGAAGAATGGAtgctttgacattgaaaaaatgGAGCTGACAAGTCCAGGAGTACTCCACGAATCAATGACTAACACCTCGAGCATGGGGAAGGCGATCGTGATGCACGTAAGAGCTGGCATGGAGAGAATGCTCATTCAACACTTTGGAAgtgaaattattgatgaattgtTTAACCGATATGCTAAAAAATTTGAGGAGTTTCCTCACCATGTGCAGCCAAGCAAGAAAGTTcaactttttgttgttttgaaacgCAAGTGA